In Anaeromyxobacter sp., the following proteins share a genomic window:
- a CDS encoding methyltransferase domain-containing protein, which yields MPVRSPADDLAAWIPRLLSVWRAARRGRRSGPRPPPDALLPDELREVAAAVTRLSSGLTRERELVGARYLDDERLLGAYLLFYWPISYLQARGVLSELPRPPRTVLDLGSGPGPLAFAALDAGAAQVTAGDRAKQALAAARELARLSGEPLATREWNPTQGRPLAELVAGGQAPDTILVGHVLNELWSGEGQAARRAALLQEARALLAPGGSLVIIEPALRDTSRALLEVRDLLVAGGAAVRAPCLFRGACPALLKPSDWCHAERPIAPPPLVAQVGKAAGLRKEAVKMSYLVLAPPGEGWAEPPPGRVFRVVSEPLAGKGRLRYMGCGPEGRMGLALQEKHVGEGNRRFEALLRGDVVALEGAEARGDGLALGAGSRVTLLAAAGRPVPRPGG from the coding sequence CTGCCCGTGCGCTCACCCGCCGACGACCTCGCGGCCTGGATCCCGCGCCTCCTCTCCGTCTGGCGCGCCGCCCGGCGCGGCCGCCGCTCCGGTCCGCGCCCGCCGCCCGACGCGCTGCTGCCCGACGAGCTGCGCGAGGTGGCCGCCGCGGTGACGCGGCTCTCCAGCGGGCTGACCCGGGAGCGCGAGCTGGTCGGGGCCCGCTACCTCGACGACGAGCGGCTGCTGGGCGCCTACCTGCTCTTCTACTGGCCCATCTCCTACCTGCAGGCGCGCGGGGTGCTCTCCGAGCTGCCGCGCCCCCCGCGCACCGTGCTGGACCTCGGCAGCGGCCCCGGGCCGCTGGCCTTCGCGGCGCTGGACGCCGGGGCGGCGCAGGTGACGGCCGGCGACCGGGCCAAGCAGGCGCTGGCCGCGGCGCGCGAGCTGGCGCGCCTCTCCGGCGAGCCGCTGGCCACCCGCGAGTGGAACCCGACGCAGGGCCGGCCGCTGGCCGAGCTGGTGGCCGGCGGCCAGGCGCCGGACACCATCCTGGTCGGCCACGTCCTCAACGAGCTGTGGAGCGGGGAGGGCCAGGCGGCCCGGCGGGCGGCGCTGCTGCAAGAGGCGCGCGCCCTCCTGGCCCCCGGCGGCTCGCTGGTGATCATCGAGCCGGCGCTGCGCGACACCTCGCGCGCCCTGCTGGAGGTGCGCGATCTCCTGGTGGCCGGCGGCGCGGCGGTGCGCGCCCCCTGCCTGTTCCGCGGCGCCTGCCCGGCGCTCCTGAAGCCGTCCGACTGGTGCCACGCCGAGCGCCCCATCGCCCCGCCGCCGCTGGTGGCGCAGGTGGGCAAGGCGGCCGGGCTGCGCAAGGAGGCGGTCAAGATGAGCTACCTGGTGCTGGCGCCCCCGGGCGAGGGCTGGGCCGAGCCGCCGCCGGGCCGGGTCTTCCGCGTGGTCTCCGAGCCGCTGGCCGGCAAGGGTCGCCTCCGCTACATGGGCTGCGGCCCGGAGGGGCGCATGGGGCTGGCGCTGCAGGAGAAGCACGTCGGCGAGGGGAACCGGCGCTTCGAGGCGCTGCTGCGCGGCGACGTGGTGGCGCTGGAGGGGGCCGAGGCGCGGGGCGACGGCCTGGCGCTGGGCGCCGGCTCCCGGGTGACGCTGCTGGCCGCGGCCGGCCGACCGGTGCCTCGGCCCGGCGGGTGA
- a CDS encoding pyridoxamine 5'-phosphate oxidase family protein, with product MASRSERAEAVRTLVQEARHGLLSTLGLEPAGFPYGSLVPVAALPTGEPLLLISHLAQHTKNLVKDGRASLLLLEKAAGDPQQAQRATLIGEVRRLDGVEEAGARAHYLTSHPDAATYFELSFQLWALAPVEARYIGGFGAAAWVSGSEIVGA from the coding sequence ATGGCGAGTCGTTCCGAACGGGCCGAGGCGGTGCGCACGCTGGTGCAGGAGGCCCGCCACGGCCTCCTCTCCACCCTGGGGCTGGAGCCGGCCGGCTTCCCCTACGGCTCGCTGGTGCCGGTGGCGGCCCTGCCCACCGGCGAGCCGCTGCTGCTGATCTCCCACCTGGCGCAGCACACCAAGAACCTGGTGAAGGACGGCCGGGCCTCGCTGCTGCTCCTGGAGAAGGCCGCCGGCGATCCGCAGCAGGCGCAGCGCGCCACGCTGATCGGCGAGGTCCGGCGGCTCGACGGCGTGGAGGAGGCCGGGGCCCGGGCCCACTACCTCACGTCCCACCCGGACGCGGCCACCTACTTCGAGCTCAGCTTCCAGCTCTGGGCGCTGGCGCCGGTGGAGGCGCGCTACATCGGCGGCTTCGGCGCCGCGGCCTGGGTCTCGGGGTCCGAGATCGTCGGGGCCTGA